A genomic segment from Sulfuritalea hydrogenivorans sk43H encodes:
- a CDS encoding esterase/lipase family protein, translated as MPRRRTVVRHAHTGKPHALNSILEPRALLEMALLPASLPLLMQAPQGDGHPVLLLPGFMADEKSLIALKLFLQRKGYEVHTWGLGRNLGFRSKHASALPQKIRYLHHVTGRKVSLVGWSLGGVFSLYGAESTLECVRSIITLGSPVSVDAAGSQSPPAVKALYRLISHRLGAAAHVMQPRAKTLREQRRLLVPTSCLYSLGDGVVPPQEATIDGDPAFHENIQVPGSHLGLGFNGIVLAIVADRLAQPEGAWQPFQPQGLLKRVWHMTAGPVQVDAASRVA; from the coding sequence ATGCCGCGTCGCCGCACCGTCGTCCGCCACGCCCACACCGGCAAACCGCACGCCCTGAACTCGATTCTGGAGCCGCGCGCCCTGCTCGAAATGGCGCTGCTGCCCGCCTCGCTGCCGCTCTTGATGCAGGCGCCGCAAGGTGACGGCCATCCGGTGCTGCTGTTGCCCGGTTTCATGGCCGACGAAAAATCGCTGATCGCACTGAAACTGTTCCTGCAGCGCAAGGGCTACGAGGTGCACACCTGGGGCCTGGGTCGCAACCTCGGCTTTCGCAGCAAGCACGCCAGCGCGCTGCCGCAGAAAATCCGCTACCTGCACCACGTCACCGGACGCAAGGTCAGCCTGGTCGGCTGGAGCCTGGGCGGCGTGTTTTCGCTCTATGGCGCCGAAAGCACGCTCGAATGCGTGCGCTCGATCATCACGCTGGGCAGCCCGGTCAGCGTCGACGCCGCCGGCAGCCAGTCGCCGCCCGCCGTGAAGGCGCTCTACCGGCTGATCTCGCATCGCCTCGGCGCCGCGGCGCATGTCATGCAGCCGCGCGCCAAGACGCTGCGCGAGCAGCGCCGCCTGCTGGTGCCGACCAGTTGCCTCTACTCGCTGGGCGACGGCGTGGTGCCGCCGCAGGAGGCCACCATCGACGGCGATCCCGCCTTCCACGAAAACATCCAGGTGCCGGGCAGCCATCTCGGCCTGGGCTTCAACGGCATCGTGCTGGCCATCGTCGCCGACCGCCTGGCGCAGCCGGAAGGTGCCTGGCAGCCGTTCCAGCCGCAGGGCCTGCTCAAGCGCGTGTGGCACATGACTGCCGGCCCGGTGCAGGTCGACGCGGCTTCCCGCGTCGCCTGA
- a CDS encoding wax ester/triacylglycerol synthase family O-acyltransferase: MRQLSEHDAAYIYSDSAHANSNVTLLHIYDQSTARGGMVRFKQILAHVESRLGRMPIFRQKILRVPLDIDYPYWIEDENFDIEYHVRHIALPKPGDWRQFCIQAARIHARPLDLQRPLWEMYVIEGLDSFLDLPVGSFAVLLKIHHAAIDVEHHNEITALLHDISPDSPPPAPPEPWFPEDAPGSVNLLVRAGFNVATFPLRMAQPLARSWSTLKSATRTFVGEFLGRPHEFPMTRFNTEVSPHRVFETRRFALKDFKAIRRLAPGATVNDAVLAVCAGGLRRYLDQQAELPDDSLVAATPIAVRARDGKEGAEEGQPSFSWVRLELGTDIADPVDRLVAIQATSSSSDIVARAVSARELVDLAEHAPSAAIAATSKMLRSASALLGDWVPLANCAIANVPGPQVPLYLQGARLTYLSAIMPISDGMGLVFSVTSYNDMMIISFTACYEQLPDPQVFAQCLRDSFQEYLALARPAARRKARAPAGKAARLAAVATPKPPRRKPVARVAAH; encoded by the coding sequence ATGCGACAACTCAGCGAACACGATGCCGCCTACATCTACTCGGACAGCGCTCACGCCAATTCGAACGTCACGCTGCTGCACATCTACGACCAGTCGACCGCGCGCGGCGGCATGGTGCGCTTCAAGCAGATCCTGGCGCATGTCGAGAGCCGCCTCGGCCGCATGCCGATCTTCCGCCAGAAGATCCTGCGCGTGCCGCTGGACATCGACTATCCGTACTGGATCGAGGACGAGAACTTCGACATCGAATACCACGTGCGCCACATCGCGCTGCCCAAGCCCGGCGACTGGCGGCAGTTCTGCATCCAGGCCGCGCGCATTCACGCCCGCCCGCTCGACCTGCAGCGCCCGCTGTGGGAAATGTACGTGATCGAAGGGCTGGACAGCTTCCTCGACCTGCCGGTGGGCAGCTTCGCCGTGCTGCTGAAGATCCATCACGCCGCGATCGATGTCGAGCACCACAACGAAATCACCGCGCTGCTGCATGACATCTCGCCCGATTCGCCGCCGCCCGCGCCGCCCGAGCCGTGGTTTCCCGAGGATGCGCCGGGCAGCGTGAACCTGCTGGTGCGCGCCGGTTTCAACGTCGCCACCTTTCCCTTGCGCATGGCGCAGCCGCTGGCGCGCAGCTGGAGCACGCTGAAGTCCGCGACGCGCACCTTCGTCGGCGAATTTCTTGGCCGGCCGCACGAGTTCCCCATGACGCGCTTCAATACCGAAGTGTCGCCGCATCGCGTGTTCGAAACGCGCCGCTTTGCGTTGAAGGATTTCAAGGCCATTCGTCGTTTGGCGCCCGGCGCCACGGTCAATGACGCGGTGCTCGCCGTATGCGCCGGCGGCTTGCGGCGCTATCTCGACCAGCAGGCCGAGTTGCCGGACGACAGCCTGGTCGCGGCGACGCCGATTGCCGTGCGCGCAAGGGATGGCAAGGAAGGCGCCGAGGAGGGACAACCGAGCTTTTCCTGGGTGCGCCTGGAACTCGGCACCGATATTGCCGACCCGGTCGATCGCCTGGTTGCGATCCAGGCCACCAGCTCCTCGTCGGACATCGTGGCGCGGGCCGTCAGCGCACGCGAACTGGTCGACCTCGCCGAACATGCACCGTCGGCCGCGATCGCCGCCACCAGCAAGATGCTGCGTTCCGCCTCGGCCCTGCTCGGCGACTGGGTGCCGCTGGCCAACTGCGCCATCGCCAATGTGCCCGGACCGCAGGTGCCGCTGTACCTGCAGGGCGCGCGCCTGACCTACCTGTCGGCGATCATGCCGATTTCCGACGGCATGGGCCTGGTGTTTTCGGTCACCAGCTACAACGACATGATGATCATTTCATTCACCGCCTGCTACGAGCAGCTGCCCGATCCGCAAGTCTTCGCCCAGTGCCTGCGCGACAGCTTCCAGGAATACCTGGCGCTGGCGCGGCCGGCGGCGCGACGCAAGGCACGTGCTCCGGCTGGAAAGGCCGCTCGCCTCGCCGCGGTCGCCACGCCGAAGCCCCCGCGCCGCAAGCCCGTCGCCCGCGTCGCTGCGCACTGA
- a CDS encoding alpha/beta fold hydrolase, with protein MSDAPLHLEYESLGDPSHPSIVLIMGLGMQLMAWPDSFCQALVARGYRVVRFDNRDCGLSGRAPGKKRANLLLAMAASALGLPVRAPYTLDDMAGDTIGLMDKLGIARAHIVGASMGGMIAQVLAAKFPRRVLSLTSIMSTSGNRKVSKPTRPARKVLLARPANPKDPESVIEHLVEMFGVIGSPGYPSTREELRSRIGKSVRRAYDPAGVARQLLAIIASGDRRKLLRTIAAPTLVIHGADDPLVPLAAGRDTAQNIPGASLQIIEGMGHDFPEALMPRLAQAIADHCDRRVAAPNAA; from the coding sequence ATGAGCGACGCGCCGCTGCACCTCGAATACGAATCGCTCGGCGATCCGTCGCATCCCTCCATCGTGCTCATCATGGGCCTCGGCATGCAACTGATGGCCTGGCCCGATTCCTTCTGCCAGGCGCTGGTGGCGCGCGGCTACCGCGTGGTGCGCTTCGACAATCGTGATTGCGGCCTGTCCGGGCGGGCGCCGGGGAAGAAGCGCGCCAACCTGCTGCTGGCCATGGCCGCGTCGGCGCTCGGCCTGCCGGTGCGCGCGCCCTACACGCTGGACGACATGGCCGGCGACACCATCGGCCTGATGGACAAACTCGGCATTGCGCGCGCGCACATCGTCGGTGCTTCGATGGGCGGCATGATCGCGCAGGTGCTGGCGGCGAAATTCCCGCGGCGGGTGCTGAGCCTCACCTCGATCATGTCCACCTCGGGCAACCGCAAGGTCTCGAAGCCGACCAGGCCCGCGCGCAAGGTACTGTTGGCGCGGCCGGCCAATCCCAAGGACCCCGAGTCGGTGATCGAGCATCTGGTCGAAATGTTCGGCGTGATCGGCAGCCCCGGCTACCCTTCGACGCGCGAGGAACTGCGCAGCCGCATCGGCAAGAGCGTGCGCCGCGCCTATGACCCGGCAGGCGTGGCGCGCCAGTTGCTGGCCATCATCGCCTCGGGCGACCGGCGCAAGCTGCTGCGCACCATCGCCGCGCCGACCCTGGTGATCCACGGCGCCGACGATCCGCTGGTACCGCTGGCCGCCGGCCGCGACACGGCGCAGAACATTCCCGGCGCCTCGCTGCAAATCATCGAGGGCATGGGCCACGATTTCCCCGAGGCCCTGATGCCGCGTCTGGCGCAAGCGATTGCCGATCACTGCGATCGCCGCGTCGCCGCGCCGAATGCTGCGTAG
- a CDS encoding erythromycin esterase family protein → MLRRLAGLATALWAGALAAQPLTGGGHDYDALLALTAKARVVMLGEATHGSREFYRERTRITRRLIAEQGYRALVLEAPWEMVRRVDAYVRGESGDADATAALAGFTRFPDWPSRNSELRDLVEALRALNRTPAHRDDPVRLYGMDLYSLPESADAVVRHVARRSVAAAAKARQRYRCFDDYDEPSFYGRDVAVGRAPSCAVGAQEQAVELEAGPVAGEDDFMAGQSARTVAAAEGYYRALYRGESIGSWNLRERHMAGTLDRLLERMGPQGRMVVWGHNLHQGDARATAQARGGELSIGQLMRERHGDAAVLVGFSTHRGTVRAAPAWGARDRVRPLRPAIPESWHGVLHRDAPPAVLLVFRGNPALAAEYAASRPERAVGVLYLPGSERRDHYFNAALSGQFDAVIHIDATTALDSLGRSAPAR, encoded by the coding sequence ATGCTGCGTAGGCTGGCGGGGCTGGCCACGGCCCTGTGGGCGGGCGCGCTGGCCGCCCAGCCATTGACCGGCGGCGGGCACGACTACGACGCCCTGCTGGCACTGACGGCCAAGGCCCGCGTGGTCATGCTTGGCGAGGCCACCCACGGCAGTCGCGAGTTTTATCGCGAGCGGACGCGCATCACGCGGCGCCTGATCGCGGAGCAGGGCTATCGCGCGCTGGTGCTGGAGGCGCCGTGGGAGATGGTTCGCCGCGTCGACGCCTACGTCCGTGGCGAGTCCGGCGATGCCGACGCCACGGCCGCGCTCGCGGGCTTCACGCGCTTTCCCGACTGGCCGTCACGCAATTCCGAATTACGCGATCTGGTCGAGGCGCTGCGCGCGCTCAATCGGACGCCCGCGCACCGCGACGACCCGGTGCGGCTTTACGGCATGGACCTTTACAGCCTGCCCGAATCCGCCGATGCCGTCGTGCGCCATGTCGCGCGCCGCTCCGTTGCCGCGGCCGCCAAAGCGCGTCAGCGCTATCGCTGCTTCGACGACTACGACGAGCCCTCGTTCTACGGCCGCGACGTCGCGGTCGGTCGCGCGCCCTCCTGCGCCGTCGGCGCGCAGGAACAAGCCGTGGAACTGGAAGCCGGGCCCGTCGCCGGCGAGGACGATTTCATGGCCGGCCAGAGCGCGCGCACCGTGGCCGCCGCCGAGGGCTACTACCGGGCGCTGTACCGCGGCGAGAGCATCGGCTCGTGGAACCTGCGCGAGCGCCACATGGCCGGTACCCTCGACCGCTTGCTGGAGCGCATGGGGCCGCAAGGTCGCATGGTGGTCTGGGGCCACAACCTGCACCAGGGCGATGCCCGCGCCACGGCGCAGGCGCGCGGCGGCGAACTGAGCATCGGCCAGCTGATGCGCGAGCGCCATGGCGATGCCGCGGTGCTGGTCGGCTTCTCCACGCATCGCGGCACGGTACGCGCGGCACCCGCGTGGGGCGCGCGCGACCGCGTCCGGCCGCTGCGTCCAGCGATTCCCGAAAGCTGGCACGGTGTCCTGCATCGCGACGCGCCGCCCGCGGTGCTGCTGGTGTTTCGCGGCAATCCGGCGCTGGCTGCGGAGTACGCTGCCAGCCGTCCGGAGCGGGCGGTCGGCGTCCTCTACCTGCCCGGCAGCGAACGCCGCGACCACTATTTCAACGCTGCGTTGTCGGGGCAGTTCGATGCCGTGATTCACATCGACGCGACGACGGCACTCGATTCGCTGGGCCGTTCCGCGCCGGCGCGATAG
- a CDS encoding tRNA dihydrouridine synthase, with protein sequence MNRIILAPMEGLADDVLRAVLTSAGGYDWCVTEFVRVSTTLLPHSLYTRLSPELMNGSRTSGGTPVRIQLLGSDPDLLARNAAHLALLKPAGIDLNFGCPTPLVNRNRGGAALLDRPELLRQIAAAVRAAVPAEIPVTAKMRLGIEDTDRALDCALALEAGGVQELAVHARTRADGYRPLVRWEWVARIREAVTLPIIANGEVWNLADYRNICAATGCSDVMLGRGAVADPLLARRIRAGEEEHATDADWEELRGMIAEFWARVQAKLTPTQSPGRLKQWLGMMQRSYPQAEKLYREIREARRAPEISAALARRGLYRAGAERPSESSAVVASM encoded by the coding sequence TTGAATCGAATCATTCTCGCCCCGATGGAGGGCCTCGCCGATGACGTGCTGCGCGCCGTGCTGACCTCGGCCGGCGGCTACGACTGGTGCGTCACCGAGTTCGTCCGCGTCAGTACCACGCTGCTGCCGCACTCTTTGTACACGCGCCTTTCGCCCGAGCTGATGAACGGCTCACGCACTTCCGGCGGCACCCCGGTGCGCATCCAGCTGCTGGGCTCTGACCCGGACTTGCTGGCGCGGAACGCCGCGCATCTGGCGCTGCTGAAACCCGCCGGCATCGACCTGAATTTCGGCTGCCCGACGCCGCTGGTGAATCGCAATCGCGGCGGCGCGGCGCTGCTCGACCGACCGGAACTTCTACGGCAAATTGCCGCCGCCGTGCGCGCCGCCGTGCCGGCGGAAATCCCGGTCACCGCCAAGATGCGCCTCGGCATCGAGGACACCGACCGCGCGCTGGACTGCGCGCTGGCGCTGGAGGCCGGCGGCGTGCAGGAACTGGCGGTGCATGCCCGCACCAGGGCCGACGGCTACCGGCCGCTGGTGCGCTGGGAGTGGGTGGCGCGCATCCGCGAGGCGGTGACGCTGCCGATCATCGCCAACGGCGAGGTGTGGAACCTCGCCGACTACCGCAACATTTGCGCCGCCACCGGCTGCAGCGACGTCATGCTCGGTCGCGGCGCGGTGGCCGATCCCTTGCTGGCGCGGCGCATCCGTGCCGGCGAGGAAGAGCACGCGACGGACGCCGACTGGGAAGAGCTGCGGGGCATGATCGCCGAGTTCTGGGCGCGCGTGCAGGCCAAGCTCACGCCAACACAGTCGCCGGGCCGTCTCAAGCAATGGCTGGGCATGATGCAACGCAGCTATCCGCAGGCGGAGAAGCTGTACCGCGAAATACGCGAAGCGCGCCGTGCGCCCGAAATCAGCGCGGCGCTGGCGCGCCGAGGCCTCTATCGCGCCGGCGCGGAACGGCCCAGCGAATCGAGTGCCGTCGTCGCGTCGATGTGA
- a CDS encoding peptidase U32 family protein, with protein MSSLLELLAPAKNADFGIEAITHGADAVYIGGPAFGARANAGNGIADIERLAAHARRFHAKVFVTLNTILRDDELEEARRLAWQFYEAGADALIVQDMGLLELDLPPIQLHASTQTDIRTPEKARFLQDVGFSQIVLARELTLQEIAKIDEGLRVGADGTPATLEFFVHGALCVAYSGQCYISHAHTGRSANRGECSQACRLPYTLEDEAGRIVAHDKHLLSMKDNDQSANLRALIEAGIRSFKIEGRLKDLSYVKNITAHYRTLLDEFLNASPGYRRASSGRCSYTFTPRPEKTFNRGATDYFVNERKPDIGAFDTPKFSGELIGEVSRIGPDWFEAETSAPLHNGDGLSYYDSHRELVGLRVNRADGARLFPNEMPDDLAVGTELYRNRDQEFERALEKKSAERRIGLHLQLSETPDGFALTLTDEDGITASAALPHAHEVSKNADRALAGLRENLGKLGSTIFAAKEISLDLSQPWFLPASAVNGLRRDAIAALEAARAAACERLPRRIAVGCPQSGIPATQGGAAPTYPENELSYLANVLNSAARAFYAKHGVSVIAEAYETDSEKGEVSLMITRHCLRYSYNLCPKEVKGLRPDPMTLVNGKEKLTLRFDCKKCEMHVIGKLKKGRQISITPVAH; from the coding sequence ATGTCTTCCCTTCTGGAACTGCTCGCCCCCGCCAAGAATGCCGACTTCGGCATCGAGGCGATCACGCACGGCGCCGACGCCGTATATATCGGCGGGCCGGCCTTCGGCGCGCGGGCCAATGCCGGCAACGGCATCGCCGACATCGAACGGCTGGCGGCCCACGCGCGCCGCTTTCACGCCAAGGTGTTCGTCACGCTCAACACCATCCTGCGCGACGACGAGCTGGAAGAAGCGCGGCGCCTGGCCTGGCAGTTTTATGAGGCCGGCGCCGATGCGCTGATCGTGCAGGACATGGGCCTGCTCGAACTCGACCTGCCGCCGATCCAGCTGCATGCCAGCACGCAGACCGACATCCGCACGCCGGAGAAGGCGCGCTTCCTGCAGGACGTCGGCTTCTCGCAGATCGTTCTGGCGCGCGAGCTGACGCTGCAGGAAATCGCGAAGATCGACGAGGGGCTGAGAGTCGGCGCTGACGGTACGCCGGCAACGCTCGAATTCTTCGTCCACGGTGCGCTCTGCGTGGCCTACAGCGGCCAGTGCTACATCAGCCACGCCCACACCGGGCGCAGCGCCAATCGCGGCGAATGCTCGCAGGCCTGCCGCCTGCCCTACACGCTGGAAGACGAGGCCGGCCGCATCGTCGCCCACGACAAGCACCTGCTGTCGATGAAGGACAACGACCAGAGCGCCAACCTGCGCGCGCTGATCGAGGCCGGCATCCGCTCCTTCAAGATCGAGGGGCGGCTGAAGGACCTTTCCTACGTCAAGAACATCACGGCGCACTACCGCACCCTGCTCGACGAATTTCTCAACGCTTCGCCCGGCTACCGGCGCGCCTCGTCGGGACGTTGCAGCTATACCTTCACGCCGCGCCCGGAGAAGACCTTCAACCGCGGCGCGACGGATTACTTCGTCAATGAGCGCAAGCCCGACATCGGCGCCTTCGATACGCCGAAGTTTTCCGGCGAGCTGATCGGCGAGGTGAGCCGCATCGGGCCGGACTGGTTCGAGGCCGAAACCAGCGCGCCGCTGCACAACGGCGACGGCCTCAGCTATTACGACAGCCATCGCGAACTGGTCGGCCTGCGCGTCAACCGCGCCGATGGCGCGCGCCTGTTCCCCAACGAGATGCCGGACGATCTCGCCGTCGGCACCGAGCTCTACCGCAACCGCGACCAGGAATTCGAACGCGCGCTGGAAAAAAAATCCGCCGAGCGGCGCATCGGCCTGCACCTGCAATTGAGCGAGACGCCGGACGGCTTCGCGCTGACGCTGACCGATGAAGATGGCATCACCGCGAGCGCCGCCCTGCCCCACGCCCATGAGGTATCGAAGAACGCCGATCGTGCGCTTGCCGGCCTGCGCGAGAACCTCGGCAAGCTGGGCAGCACGATTTTCGCGGCGAAGGAAATTTCACTCGATCTCTCGCAGCCCTGGTTCCTCCCGGCCTCGGCGGTGAACGGCCTGCGCCGCGACGCGATTGCCGCGCTCGAAGCAGCGCGCGCCGCCGCCTGCGAGCGCCTGCCGCGAAGAATCGCCGTTGGCTGCCCGCAAAGCGGAATCCCAGCCACGCAAGGCGGAGCCGCGCCGACTTATCCGGAAAACGAGCTTTCCTATCTCGCCAACGTGCTCAACAGCGCGGCGCGCGCCTTCTACGCAAAGCACGGCGTGTCGGTGATCGCCGAAGCCTACGAGACCGACAGCGAAAAGGGCGAGGTCTCGCTGATGATCACGCGCCACTGCCTGCGCTACAGCTACAACCTCTGCCCCAAGGAAGTGAAAGGCCTCCGCCCCGACCCGATGACGCTGGTCAATGGCAAGGAAAAACTCACCCTGCGCTTCGACTGCAAGAAGTGCGAAATGCACGTCATCGGCAAGCTGAAGAAGGGCCGGCAGATCAGCATCACGCCCGTCGCGCATTGA
- a CDS encoding PAS domain-containing sensor histidine kinase, with protein sequence MKRLFANAAGHSAEQTQLNSTILASFALVTGLIGIGTGIASLLTTYRDESLAATVLRVAAPLTAGVVLLAAWAAVRFAKRLGLAFAITTLMAVSFALAFPLSLHIGIHAQSLTVLTLVILLSGLIYGPREAKLTTVFSIATVCVLYAAELYQWFGIHTPQPPVTAPIMRFANFIVLYGASGWLISRYGKLFHDTLQRQQDTLAQLHASMADMERARAARERQTKVIRTVTEAIPGTIGYWTSELRCEFANAGYARYLGLNPEQMIGARYEDVMPPAVVENNRPFVRRALAGEASSFPMSGTSPDGVFWHGWMRYLPDVADGKVRGFFTVGWDITELHQSQQRLEATNRMLEERTRQAEAANVAKSQFLATMSHEIRTPLNGIMGMAQLLLMPGLAESESRDYARTVLASGQTLLTLLNDILDLSKIEAGKMELMRTTVDPDALLMETLSLFAANAEKQGLALEGKWHGPKNAHYLGDPARLRQMLGNLVSNAVKFTPSGTVSVDVRPLDNPAGESFGSVMIEFSVRDTGIGIAEEKRNSLFQPFSQLDASHTRKYGGTGLGLSIVRSLAEQMGGVVGVESVSGAGSRFWFTARMEQVADGGERRHQERYGPHSLNPGDTVATTHVLLVEDNPTNQVVIRALLDKAGCVTVVAGNGREALEALGIAEGSTANVQPDIILMDCHMPEMDGLEATRRIRAWESESGSPRMPVMAVTASAFVEDRERAREAGMDDFIAKPVAYEELIAKLGHLVKLHQREVDRAVPRL encoded by the coding sequence ATGAAACGCCTATTTGCCAACGCCGCCGGCCACTCCGCGGAACAGACGCAGCTCAATTCGACCATTCTTGCCAGCTTTGCCCTGGTTACCGGCCTGATAGGCATCGGAACAGGCATCGCCAGCCTGCTGACCACGTACCGCGACGAGTCGCTTGCAGCGACCGTTCTGCGCGTGGCGGCGCCATTGACGGCGGGCGTGGTCCTGCTGGCGGCGTGGGCCGCCGTCCGCTTCGCCAAGCGGCTGGGGCTGGCTTTTGCGATCACCACGTTGATGGCGGTGAGTTTCGCGCTGGCTTTTCCATTGAGCCTGCACATCGGCATACATGCCCAGAGCCTGACGGTGCTGACCCTGGTGATTCTTTTGTCGGGGCTGATTTACGGTCCGCGCGAAGCAAAGCTGACGACCGTGTTTTCGATAGCCACCGTTTGCGTTCTGTATGCCGCCGAACTGTATCAGTGGTTCGGCATCCATACCCCGCAGCCTCCGGTGACGGCGCCGATCATGCGCTTTGCCAATTTCATCGTTCTGTACGGGGCCAGTGGCTGGCTGATCTCCCGCTACGGCAAGCTGTTTCACGATACGCTGCAGCGGCAGCAGGACACGCTGGCGCAACTGCATGCTTCGATGGCCGATATGGAGCGGGCGCGCGCCGCGCGCGAACGCCAGACGAAGGTCATCCGCACCGTGACCGAAGCCATTCCCGGCACCATCGGCTATTGGACCAGCGAACTGCGCTGCGAGTTTGCCAACGCCGGATACGCGCGTTATCTGGGGCTGAATCCGGAACAAATGATCGGGGCCCGCTACGAAGACGTGATGCCGCCCGCCGTGGTCGAAAACAACCGGCCCTTCGTGCGGCGGGCGCTTGCCGGCGAGGCGAGTTCCTTTCCCATGAGCGGGACCAGCCCCGATGGAGTTTTCTGGCACGGATGGATGCGCTATCTGCCGGATGTCGCCGACGGCAAGGTGAGGGGTTTCTTTACCGTCGGCTGGGACATCACCGAACTGCACCAGAGCCAGCAGCGCCTGGAAGCCACCAATCGCATGCTCGAAGAGCGCACCCGCCAGGCGGAGGCCGCGAACGTGGCCAAGAGCCAGTTTCTGGCCACCATGTCGCACGAAATCCGCACGCCGCTGAACGGCATCATGGGCATGGCGCAACTGCTCCTGATGCCCGGGCTGGCAGAAAGTGAAAGCCGGGACTACGCGCGGACGGTGCTTGCCTCGGGGCAGACCTTGCTGACGCTGCTCAATGACATCCTTGATCTGTCGAAAATCGAGGCCGGCAAGATGGAGTTGATGCGGACGACTGTCGATCCCGATGCCCTGTTGATGGAAACGCTGTCGCTGTTCGCGGCCAACGCCGAGAAGCAAGGGCTGGCGCTGGAGGGGAAATGGCATGGGCCAAAGAACGCGCATTACCTTGGCGATCCCGCACGCTTGCGCCAGATGCTCGGCAACCTCGTCAGCAACGCCGTCAAGTTCACGCCGTCCGGGACGGTGAGCGTCGACGTGCGTCCGCTGGACAATCCGGCCGGCGAGAGTTTCGGCAGCGTGATGATCGAGTTCTCGGTGCGCGACACCGGCATCGGCATCGCGGAGGAAAAGCGCAACTCGCTGTTCCAGCCGTTCTCGCAGCTTGACGCCTCGCACACCCGAAAATACGGCGGCACCGGCCTCGGCCTGTCCATCGTGCGCAGCCTCGCCGAACAAATGGGCGGCGTCGTCGGGGTCGAAAGCGTGTCTGGCGCTGGGTCCCGGTTCTGGTTCACCGCGCGCATGGAACAGGTGGCCGATGGCGGCGAACGACGACATCAGGAGCGATACGGTCCCCATTCGCTGAACCCGGGCGACACCGTGGCGACGACGCACGTGCTGCTGGTGGAAGACAATCCGACGAATCAGGTTGTGATCCGGGCCCTGCTCGACAAGGCCGGCTGCGTGACCGTCGTGGCCGGCAACGGGCGGGAGGCGCTCGAAGCGCTCGGTATTGCGGAGGGCAGCACGGCGAACGTGCAGCCGGACATTATCCTGATGGATTGCCACATGCCGGAGATGGACGGTCTGGAGGCAACGCGCCGCATCCGGGCTTGGGAGTCGGAATCAGGCAGTCCGCGGATGCCGGTCATGGCCGTCACCGCGAGCGCATTCGTCGAAGACCGGGAGCGCGCGCGCGAGGCCGGCATGGATGATTTCATAGCCAAGCCGGTCGCTTACGAGGAGCTGATCGCCAAACTCGGGCACCTGGTGAAGCTTCACCAGCGGGAAGTCGATCGCGCCGTGCCCCGGCTCTGA